The proteins below are encoded in one region of Geobacter sp.:
- a CDS encoding cytochrome C, with translation MKKILALLALTLYCTTAALAADGMKTLPAKVGDVSFPHAKHQELLKSCTPCHADSKGGKIDKLAKKDEAHKLCKSCHETKKKGPTKCGECHKKKR, from the coding sequence ATGAAAAAAATCCTTGCCCTGCTTGCCCTCACCCTCTATTGCACCACTGCCGCCCTGGCAGCCGATGGTATGAAGACCCTGCCGGCAAAGGTGGGGGACGTGAGCTTTCCCCACGCCAAGCACCAGGAGCTGCTGAAGAGCTGCACCCCCTGCCATGCGGACTCCAAGGGGGGGAAGATCGACAAGCTCGCCAAGAAGGACGAGGCGCACAAGCTCTGCAAGAGCTGCCACGAGACCAAGAAGAAGGGCCCCACCAAGTGCGGCGAGTGTCACAAGAAGAAGAGATAA
- a CDS encoding NADH-quinone oxidoreductase subunit M produces the protein MNSGLPILSILIFLPLLGGLCLFAFRQQEAWVRRFALGVGLVELLLAGWLTWQAGTLANLPTTDLPGFFLLEDLPWIDRFGIRYLVGMDGISLLMVLLTAFVTVVGMVVSWQAVRTRVALHYALLLIMASGIMGVFLSLDLFLFYLFWEVMLIPMFFLIGIWGHGRNVYSAVKFFLYTLAGSLLMLLAVIGIYLLHGAQSGIYTFSLPALIGTRVDTGAGLWLYGAFLFAFAIKFPLFPLHTWLPDAHTDAPTAGSVVLAGLLLKTGAYGLVRFGYPLFPEAARTLAPLLMVLAVTGILYASWIAFAQTDMKRLVAYSSVGHMGFVALGIASWTPVALSGALMQMVNHGVTTAALFALVGMLDERSGTREIGAFGGLWGKVPVLSFFFLLFAMASAGLPGLNNFVGEFLILTGSFRGHHLAVALAFLGIVLPLVYTVRLLQEVLFQNESRPLTLPDLSLREGSVLTVMALIDLYLGLHPKPLLDLLKVPVALLTGGTP, from the coding sequence ATGAACTCCGGCCTGCCGATCCTCAGCATCCTGATCTTCCTCCCCCTCCTGGGTGGACTCTGCCTGTTCGCGTTCCGGCAGCAAGAGGCATGGGTGCGCCGCTTCGCCCTGGGGGTCGGGCTGGTCGAACTGCTGCTGGCCGGCTGGCTGACCTGGCAGGCCGGGACCCTGGCGAACCTGCCGACAACGGACCTCCCCGGCTTCTTCCTCCTGGAGGACCTCCCCTGGATCGACCGGTTCGGCATCCGCTACCTGGTCGGCATGGACGGCATCAGCCTGCTCATGGTGCTGCTCACCGCCTTCGTTACCGTCGTCGGGATGGTGGTCTCCTGGCAGGCGGTGCGGACGCGGGTCGCCCTCCACTATGCGCTGCTGCTGATCATGGCGAGCGGCATCATGGGGGTCTTCCTCAGCCTGGACCTGTTCCTCTTCTACCTCTTCTGGGAGGTGATGCTGATCCCGATGTTCTTCCTCATCGGCATCTGGGGCCATGGCAGGAACGTCTATTCTGCAGTGAAATTTTTCCTCTACACCCTGGCCGGATCGCTGCTCATGCTGCTGGCGGTGATCGGCATCTACCTGCTGCACGGTGCCCAGAGCGGCATCTACACCTTCAGCCTGCCGGCGCTGATCGGGACCAGGGTGGATACCGGCGCGGGACTCTGGCTCTATGGCGCATTCCTCTTCGCCTTTGCCATCAAGTTCCCGCTCTTCCCGCTCCATACCTGGCTGCCGGACGCCCACACCGACGCGCCCACCGCCGGCAGCGTCGTCCTGGCCGGGCTGCTGCTGAAGACCGGCGCCTACGGCCTGGTCCGCTTCGGCTACCCCCTCTTCCCCGAGGCGGCACGGACCCTGGCGCCGCTCCTGATGGTCCTCGCCGTCACCGGCATCCTCTATGCCTCGTGGATCGCCTTTGCCCAGACCGACATGAAACGGCTGGTGGCCTATTCCAGCGTCGGCCACATGGGGTTCGTCGCCCTGGGGATCGCCTCCTGGACGCCGGTGGCGCTCTCCGGCGCCCTGATGCAGATGGTCAACCACGGGGTAACCACCGCAGCCCTGTTCGCCCTGGTCGGGATGCTGGACGAACGGAGCGGCACCCGCGAGATCGGCGCCTTCGGCGGCCTCTGGGGCAAGGTACCGGTCCTCTCCTTCTTCTTCCTCCTCTTTGCCATGGCCTCGGCCGGACTGCCGGGCCTCAACAACTTCGTCGGCGAATTCCTCATCCTGACCGGCTCATTCCGCGGGCATCACCTGGCCGTTGCCCTTGCCTTCCTCGGCATCGTCCTGCCGCTGGTCTATACGGTGCGGCTGCTGCAGGAGGTGCTCTTCCAGAACGAGTCGCGGCCGCTCACACTGCCCGACCTCTCGCTGCGCGAGGGGAGCGTGCTGACGGTCATGGCGCTCATCGACCTCTACCTGGGGCTCCACCCGAAACCGCTGCTCGACCTCTTGAAGGTGCCGGTGGCGCTGCTGACCGGAGGGACGCCATGA
- the nuoN gene encoding NADH-quinone oxidoreductase subunit NuoN: protein MTTADLWSLMPLLILAAGALLVLLLGALVPGRYPSVIAAVTAAGVACWMVMAPPLASLPGLGIALTPFARLFSALFGLTAVGALLLSLRYNDRQGIVGEEYPATLLFSLFGMVALSMATNLLVLFLGLESLTFGFYFLVACDRSRAASAEAGLKYLLSGAVAAAFTAFGLALIYAGTGTLLIAPAMQAALSSANPTAAAGAGLLLLGVAFKVSLVPAHLWTPDVYQGAPTPVTAFLATASKGAALAALLLLFSGSAGSGSLHGPLWCLSLFSMLLGNLAALRQAGLKRLIAYSSIAQMGYVALALTSGSGGHGAVAFYAVAYSAMNLAAFGALAALADQGGDRLEELRGVGYQRPFPAAILALSMFSLAGIPPTAGFMGKFLIFAAALKGGEIALSVIGILTAAVSAYYYLRVVTTLYLRPAEPSSPAPGDGMTAAEYGVLGCAGLLIIVLGIFPSPLLELIDAALR from the coding sequence ATGACCACGGCCGATCTCTGGAGCCTGATGCCGCTGTTGATCCTTGCCGCCGGGGCGCTGCTGGTGCTCCTCCTCGGCGCTCTGGTGCCGGGAAGGTACCCATCTGTCATTGCCGCGGTGACGGCCGCCGGCGTGGCCTGCTGGATGGTCATGGCGCCGCCGCTGGCGTCGCTGCCGGGGCTCGGCATCGCCCTTACCCCCTTTGCCCGGCTCTTCAGCGCCCTGTTCGGCCTCACCGCCGTGGGAGCGCTCCTCTTGTCGCTTCGCTACAACGACCGCCAGGGGATCGTCGGCGAGGAATACCCCGCCACCCTGCTCTTCTCGCTCTTCGGCATGGTCGCCCTCAGCATGGCCACCAACCTGCTGGTCCTCTTCCTCGGGCTGGAATCGCTCACCTTCGGCTTCTATTTCCTGGTCGCCTGCGACCGGAGCCGGGCGGCATCGGCCGAGGCCGGCCTCAAGTACCTGTTGAGCGGCGCCGTGGCAGCCGCCTTCACCGCCTTCGGCCTCGCCCTGATCTATGCCGGGACCGGTACCCTGCTGATCGCGCCGGCCATGCAGGCGGCACTCTCATCCGCCAATCCGACGGCTGCGGCCGGTGCGGGACTGCTCCTGCTCGGGGTCGCCTTCAAGGTCTCGCTGGTCCCGGCCCATCTCTGGACCCCGGACGTCTACCAGGGGGCGCCCACGCCGGTCACCGCCTTCCTCGCCACCGCCTCCAAGGGGGCGGCGCTGGCCGCGCTCCTCCTGCTCTTTTCCGGCTCAGCCGGCAGCGGCAGCCTGCACGGGCCGCTCTGGTGCCTCTCTCTCTTCTCCATGCTGCTCGGCAACCTGGCAGCGCTCCGTCAGGCCGGGCTCAAACGGCTCATCGCCTACTCCTCCATCGCCCAGATGGGCTACGTGGCTCTTGCCCTGACCAGCGGCTCCGGCGGGCACGGCGCAGTCGCCTTCTATGCCGTTGCCTACAGCGCCATGAACCTGGCAGCCTTCGGCGCCCTGGCCGCGCTCGCCGACCAGGGTGGGGACCGGCTGGAGGAGCTGCGCGGTGTCGGCTACCAGCGCCCCTTCCCGGCCGCCATCCTGGCCCTGTCCATGTTCTCCCTGGCCGGCATCCCGCCGACGGCCGGTTTCATGGGAAAATTCCTGATCTTCGCCGCTGCCCTCAAGGGAGGGGAGATCGCGCTGTCGGTCATCGGCATCCTGACCGCCGCCGTCTCCGCCTACTACTACCTGCGGGTAGTGACGACCCTCTACCTCCGCCCGGCAGAGCCTTCTTCCCCAGCTCCTGGCGATGGCATGACCGCTGCCGAATACGGCGTCCTGGGGTGCGCCGGGCTGCTCATCATCGTTCTCGGCATTTTCCCCTCACCGCTCCTGGAGCTGATCGACGCCGCGCTTCGGTAG